From the genome of Syntrophales bacterium, one region includes:
- the dtd gene encoding D-aminoacyl-tRNA deacylase, producing MRAVIQRIHRAKVTVDGACVGSAGRGILVFLGVGKGDGTAEAEFLCDKILNLRIFEDEAGKMNRSLLNISGDMLIISQFTLFADTSRGRRPSFTDACEPETAGKLYEHFVACARKHVTRVATGSFQKMMDVELVNYGPVTVLLDTETMKNTATRRR from the coding sequence GTGAGAGCGGTAATCCAGCGGATTCACAGAGCAAAGGTGACCGTGGACGGTGCCTGCGTCGGATCCGCCGGGAGGGGCATCCTGGTATTTCTCGGTGTCGGAAAGGGAGACGGTACGGCAGAGGCTGAATTTCTCTGCGACAAAATACTCAACCTGAGAATTTTTGAAGACGAAGCCGGGAAAATGAATCGTTCGCTTTTGAACATTTCCGGCGATATGTTAATAATTTCTCAATTCACTCTCTTCGCCGACACGAGCAGAGGGCGAAGGCCTTCCTTCACCGACGCCTGTGAACCGGAAACGGCCGGGAAACTCTATGAACATTTCGTTGCCTGCGCGCGGAAACATGTCACCCGGGTGGCTACGGGTTCTTTTCAAAAAATGATGGACGTCGAGTTGGTAAACTATGGACCGGTGACGGTGCTGCTCGACACGGAAACGATGAAAAACACCGCAACGAGGCGCAGATAA
- the guaB gene encoding IMP dehydrogenase — protein sequence MLDEPIPEGLTFDDLLLIPAESTVLPKGVDTSTMLTRTITLSIPLVSAAMDTVTESKTAICMAQEGGIGTIHRNMTIERQAIEVDKVKKSESGMIVDPITIGPEQKVREAQEMMSRYKISGVPVVKGRKLVGIITNRDLRFEDNLEQPVSAVMTKENLVTVSADITLEESKKLLHRHRIEKLPVVDERNNLKGLITIKDIEKIKRYPLASKDGLGRLRVAAAVGIIDREARVQALLDAGADVIVIDTSHGHTASVLDAIRSTKANFKTCELIAGNVATYEGAEALIRAGADAIKVGVGPGSICTTRIIAGVGVPQMTAIKECARATDKYGIPLIADGGIKYSGDVVKAIGAGAYSVMIGSLFAGTEESPGETILFQGRTYKVYRGMGSIEAMKAGSRDRYYQDDEYEGAMKLVPEGIEGRVPFRGTVSAGIHQLVGGIRAGMGYVGCRTIEELRKNTRFMRITSAGLRESHVHDVIITKEAPNYWID from the coding sequence ATGTTAGATGAACCCATACCCGAAGGACTGACCTTTGATGACCTTCTCCTGATACCCGCCGAGTCGACGGTTTTGCCGAAAGGGGTTGACACATCCACTATGCTGACGCGGACCATCACTCTGAGTATTCCCCTGGTCAGTGCGGCCATGGACACGGTGACCGAGTCGAAAACGGCCATATGCATGGCCCAGGAAGGCGGTATAGGAACAATTCACCGAAACATGACCATTGAGCGTCAGGCAATCGAGGTGGACAAGGTCAAGAAATCGGAAAGCGGCATGATTGTGGACCCCATTACCATAGGACCGGAACAGAAGGTCCGGGAAGCCCAGGAAATGATGAGCCGCTACAAGATTTCAGGCGTACCCGTTGTAAAGGGCAGAAAACTGGTGGGCATCATCACAAACCGCGACCTCCGGTTCGAAGACAACCTCGAGCAGCCGGTATCGGCGGTGATGACGAAGGAAAACCTGGTGACGGTCTCAGCGGACATCACGCTTGAAGAATCGAAGAAACTCCTGCACCGGCACCGCATCGAAAAACTTCCGGTAGTGGATGAAAGGAACAACCTCAAAGGTCTGATCACCATAAAAGACATCGAAAAGATCAAGCGTTATCCACTGGCAAGCAAAGACGGGCTGGGGCGTCTGCGGGTAGCCGCCGCCGTTGGAATCATCGACCGGGAGGCCCGGGTACAGGCCCTTCTCGACGCGGGGGCCGATGTCATCGTTATCGACACATCCCACGGACACACGGCCTCCGTCCTTGACGCGATCCGGTCAACGAAGGCGAACTTCAAGACGTGCGAACTCATAGCCGGCAACGTGGCTACCTATGAGGGGGCGGAGGCGCTTATCAGGGCCGGTGCGGACGCCATCAAGGTCGGAGTCGGCCCCGGATCGATTTGTACGACCCGTATCATAGCCGGCGTCGGCGTTCCCCAGATGACGGCTATCAAGGAATGCGCCCGGGCCACCGATAAATATGGCATCCCCCTTATCGCCGATGGGGGCATAAAATACTCAGGAGACGTGGTGAAAGCGATCGGGGCGGGCGCGTACAGCGTCATGATCGGGAGTCTTTTCGCGGGGACGGAGGAAAGCCCCGGCGAGACCATCCTGTTTCAGGGCAGAACCTACAAGGTCTATCGGGGCATGGGATCCATTGAGGCCATGAAGGCCGGCAGCAGGGACCGCTACTACCAGGACGATGAATATGAAGGCGCCATGAAGCTTGTTCCCGAGGGAATCGAGGGACGGGTTCCCTTCCGTGGAACAGTGTCGGCCGGAATCCATCAGTTGGTGGGGGGCATCCGGGCGGGAATGGGCTACGTGGGCTGCAGAACGATAGAGGAATTGAGAAAAAATACGCGCTTTATGCGCATCACAAGCGCCGGTCTTCGTGAAAGCCACGTCCATGACGTGATCATTACCAAGGAAGCTCCGAACTACTGGATCGATTAG
- a CDS encoding DNA polymerase III subunit alpha, producing MKHSDFVHLHVHTQYSLLDGALRLDDLFKAARDYRMPAVAITDHGNMFGALDFYKKAFKYGIKPIIGCELYVAHGDHREKNSPEAGEGSRHLVVLARNMEGYRNLMKLTSRGYLEGFYYRPRVDKKLLAEYSNGLIAMSACLHGEIPGFLLSRQPADAERAAEEYREIFGRDNFYLEIMENGLPEQKQVNLELIALARRIAMPLVATNDCHYLKRHDAEAHEILLCIQTGKTIDDPQRMRFQTDEFYFKSPDEMKAAFAHVPEAIENTITISERCSLSLDLNQVYLPHVDIERGLSAADYLRKLAREGLDGISSSIPAFDREEVRRTYHKRLEDELDIIESMGFPGYFLIVADFVDYAKKHSIPVGPGRGSAAGSLVAFALGITTIDPIRYGLFFERFLNPDRRSMPDIDIDFCIEGRDRIIDYVTRKYGSDRVSQIITFGKMQAKAVVRDVGRALNMPYGEVDRIAKMIPNVLNISLDEAVKREVRLREEIERNPAVKRLVALSRSLEGLARHASTHAAGVVISDVPLVERVPLFKSPRNEDIVTQYSMNDLQEAGLTKFDFLGLKTLTVINETLRFIERGRGVAINFDDIPLDDRETYQLLSRGQTDGVFQLESSGMKDILLSMKPDCIEDLIALIALYRPGPMSMVPDFIARKQGRQTISYELEALEQILKETYGIILYQEQVMQIAVTIGNYTMAEADNLRRVMSKKKASDMERERPKFLGGAGKNRIPESKAVKIWEQMETFAEYGFNKSHSTAYAMISFQTAYLKAHYPVEFMAALLTSEKNNRDKIIKYISECRDMNIKVLPPDFNESHKDFTITDESNIRFGMSAVKNVGEGAVDAIIEARNDRNAGGAFKSFYDFCSRIDFRKVNKKVVESLIKCGAFDSLEPNRRRLMEGYESVIELAQKRRRDHLSGQTSLFDQPDWADDEGEPMLPSVPEWDQDDLLIHEKETLGFYVSGHPLLKYQQRLSLLSPATSETVLTLRDGASVTICGVVSGIREVSTKKRETMAYISLDDMKGLVTVILFPELYRSAHAHITADAPLVVKGTIDAAEEGAKIIATEVSSMEEALEQPLGSVHFLLRLDTAAGAADLVKFKKVLKKHRGSYPAYIHLRSNETSETIIYLGDNLKLDISESLKTDADGVIGAGATYFM from the coding sequence ATGAAGCACTCTGATTTTGTTCATCTCCACGTTCACACCCAGTACAGCCTGCTCGACGGCGCTCTGCGCCTGGATGACCTTTTCAAGGCGGCTCGCGACTATCGGATGCCCGCGGTGGCTATTACCGATCACGGAAACATGTTCGGGGCCCTGGATTTTTATAAGAAAGCCTTCAAGTACGGAATAAAACCTATAATCGGCTGTGAACTCTACGTGGCCCACGGGGATCACAGGGAAAAAAACTCTCCCGAAGCGGGCGAGGGGTCCCGTCATCTGGTTGTCCTTGCCAGGAACATGGAGGGCTACCGGAACCTCATGAAGCTGACCTCCAGAGGCTACCTGGAGGGGTTCTACTACCGGCCCCGCGTGGACAAGAAGCTGCTGGCCGAATACAGTAACGGACTGATAGCCATGAGTGCCTGCCTGCACGGGGAAATCCCCGGTTTCCTGCTCTCCCGTCAGCCGGCGGATGCCGAAAGAGCAGCGGAGGAGTACCGGGAGATTTTCGGAAGGGACAATTTTTACCTGGAAATCATGGAGAACGGGCTCCCTGAGCAGAAACAGGTCAACCTGGAACTCATAGCCCTGGCTCGCAGGATCGCCATGCCGCTGGTGGCGACAAACGACTGTCACTACCTGAAGCGGCACGACGCGGAAGCCCATGAAATTCTCCTGTGCATTCAGACCGGCAAGACTATCGACGACCCTCAGCGCATGCGATTTCAGACCGATGAGTTTTATTTCAAGTCCCCCGACGAGATGAAGGCAGCCTTCGCTCACGTTCCCGAGGCGATTGAAAACACGATTACCATATCGGAGCGATGCAGCCTCTCCCTGGATCTCAACCAGGTCTATCTTCCCCACGTTGATATAGAGAGAGGTCTCTCCGCGGCGGATTACCTGAGAAAACTCGCTCGAGAAGGCCTTGACGGGATTTCTTCGTCCATTCCCGCCTTCGACCGGGAAGAGGTCCGGAGAACCTATCACAAGCGCCTGGAAGACGAACTGGATATAATAGAATCGATGGGTTTCCCCGGCTATTTTCTTATCGTGGCTGATTTCGTGGACTATGCCAAAAAGCATTCCATCCCCGTGGGGCCGGGAAGAGGGTCTGCGGCGGGAAGTCTCGTGGCCTTCGCCCTGGGTATCACCACGATAGATCCCATACGCTATGGTCTTTTTTTTGAACGTTTTCTCAACCCCGACCGGCGCAGCATGCCCGATATCGATATCGATTTCTGCATCGAAGGACGTGACCGGATCATCGATTACGTTACCCGAAAATACGGCTCCGACCGTGTCAGCCAGATCATCACCTTCGGCAAGATGCAGGCGAAGGCTGTCGTCCGTGATGTGGGAAGAGCGCTGAACATGCCCTACGGGGAGGTTGACCGGATCGCCAAGATGATTCCCAATGTTCTCAACATTTCTCTTGACGAGGCCGTCAAGCGGGAAGTTCGCCTCAGGGAAGAAATAGAAAGGAATCCCGCCGTCAAGAGGCTGGTTGCCCTTTCCCGGTCCCTGGAGGGACTCGCTCGTCACGCGTCGACACACGCCGCGGGGGTGGTGATCTCCGACGTACCGCTCGTCGAACGGGTTCCCCTTTTTAAAAGCCCCAGGAACGAGGACATCGTTACCCAGTATTCCATGAACGACCTGCAAGAGGCGGGGCTTACCAAGTTCGATTTTCTGGGGCTGAAAACACTGACAGTAATCAATGAAACCCTGCGTTTCATCGAACGGGGAAGGGGGGTCGCGATCAACTTTGATGACATTCCCCTCGATGACCGGGAAACCTATCAGCTTCTCAGCAGGGGCCAGACCGACGGCGTTTTTCAGCTTGAAAGCTCGGGTATGAAAGACATCCTCCTGTCCATGAAACCCGACTGCATCGAAGACCTCATCGCCCTCATCGCCCTCTATCGTCCCGGACCCATGAGCATGGTGCCGGATTTTATCGCCCGAAAGCAGGGCCGGCAGACAATATCCTACGAATTGGAGGCGCTTGAGCAGATTCTCAAGGAAACCTACGGCATCATCCTCTACCAGGAGCAGGTGATGCAGATCGCGGTAACCATAGGGAATTATACCATGGCAGAGGCGGACAATCTCCGTCGTGTCATGAGCAAGAAAAAGGCTTCCGACATGGAGCGGGAACGGCCGAAGTTTCTCGGGGGAGCCGGAAAGAACAGGATTCCGGAGTCAAAGGCCGTAAAGATCTGGGAACAGATGGAGACCTTTGCCGAGTACGGCTTCAACAAGTCCCACAGCACGGCCTACGCAATGATTTCATTCCAGACGGCCTATCTGAAGGCCCACTATCCCGTTGAATTCATGGCGGCCCTTCTGACGAGCGAAAAAAACAACCGTGATAAAATAATAAAGTACATCAGTGAATGCCGCGACATGAACATCAAAGTTCTTCCTCCTGATTTTAATGAATCACATAAAGATTTCACTATAACCGATGAATCTAACATTCGATTTGGAATGTCGGCAGTGAAAAATGTTGGCGAAGGAGCTGTTGACGCCATCATCGAGGCTCGAAATGATCGGAACGCGGGGGGAGCGTTCAAGTCGTTTTACGACTTCTGCAGCAGGATCGATTTCAGGAAAGTCAATAAAAAAGTCGTTGAAAGCCTTATCAAGTGCGGAGCTTTTGACTCTCTGGAACCCAACAGACGAAGGCTCATGGAAGGCTATGAATCAGTCATCGAACTGGCCCAGAAGCGTCGCCGTGACCACCTGAGCGGCCAAACAAGCCTCTTCGACCAGCCCGACTGGGCAGACGACGAGGGCGAACCGATGCTGCCGAGTGTGCCCGAATGGGATCAAGACGATCTTCTCATCCATGAAAAGGAAACTCTCGGATTCTACGTGTCGGGGCACCCCCTCCTCAAGTATCAACAGCGCTTGAGCCTCCTTTCCCCGGCAACATCGGAAACGGTTTTGACCCTCAGGGACGGCGCGTCCGTGACAATCTGCGGAGTTGTCAGCGGCATTCGCGAAGTATCGACGAAAAAACGGGAAACCATGGCCTACATCTCCCTCGATGACATGAAAGGACTGGTAACGGTGATTCTGTTCCCTGAACTCTACCGCAGTGCCCACGCCCACATCACCGCCGACGCGCCGCTGGTGGTAAAAGGAACGATCGATGCCGCGGAAGAGGGCGCGAAGATCATTGCCACCGAGGTTTCCAGCATGGAAGAGGCCCTCGAACAACCTCTCGGTTCGGTGCATTTTCTCCTGAGACTGGATACTGCAGCCGGCGCCGCCGACCTGGTGAAATTCAAGAAAGTTCTCAAGAAGCACAGGGGAAGTTACCCCGCCTACATTCACCTTCGTTCAAATGAAACATCAGAAACGATAATCTACCTCGGAGACAACCTGAAGCTGGACATTTCCGAGTCCCTGAAGACCGACGCCGATGGGGTAATTGGAGCCGGGGCAACCTATTTTATGTAG
- a CDS encoding DUF1285 domain-containing protein, translating into MIRIPIRIDRDGIWYYRGAEMFRRDILALFFEALGYDGENGYYVEMKGVRTYIDVEDTPFVVNSVSVREQREVIDTIEILLNDNSTESLDVVSLKVGADDVLYCSVKGGTFDARFSRAAYYQLARHIQHQADEFFLETRTGRHRIRHNVRTKNAEADPGNPGGQERPIN; encoded by the coding sequence GTGATACGCATCCCTATACGTATCGACAGGGACGGTATCTGGTACTACCGGGGCGCTGAAATGTTCCGCAGGGACATCCTCGCTCTTTTCTTCGAGGCCCTCGGTTACGACGGAGAGAACGGCTACTATGTCGAAATGAAGGGCGTCCGCACCTATATCGACGTGGAAGATACACCATTCGTGGTCAATTCGGTTTCCGTACGGGAACAGCGGGAGGTAATCGATACGATTGAAATCCTGTTGAATGACAATTCAACCGAATCGCTGGACGTTGTATCCCTGAAGGTGGGGGCCGACGATGTTCTGTACTGTTCCGTAAAGGGGGGAACCTTTGACGCGCGTTTTTCCAGGGCGGCCTATTACCAGCTCGCCCGGCATATTCAGCACCAGGCTGACGAATTTTTTCTTGAGACCCGAACAGGCCGCCACCGGATACGCCACAATGTCCGGACGAAGAACGCGGAAGCTGATCCCGGAAACCCGGGCGGACAGGAACGGCCCATCAATTAA